The sequence GACACTTAGGACAGCGCAAAGTGTGGTTCAATTCTTGAAATTGCAGTTCTTGCTCTGGGGTATCAAATTCATGTACTTCAATCACCGCGTGTGCGGTAATACTGAACATCATGGATGCGATAATAGCGATAAACCATTTCTTCATGATTTCACCTCATCGAGCATTTGTTGATACATAGGGCCGAGTTTTTCTTGCCAGTTTTTAACGTTAACATCGCCCACGTGACGGTAACGAATCACGCCCTTAGCATCAATTAAGAAGGTTTCTGGCGCGCCGTACACGCCAAGATCTAGCCCTAACATTCCTCTGCCATCGAACAAGCTCACCATGTAAGGATTGCCAAGATCTTGTAGCCATTTAATGGCTTTGCCACGGTCATCTTTGTAATTCAAACCAATGATCTTTACCCCTTGAGATGACAACTCATTCAGGTATTGATGCTCGGCATAACACGTTGGACACCAAGTCGCCCAGACATTTAACAGCAGTGGTTGTCCGG is a genomic window of Vibrio neonatus containing:
- a CDS encoding DsbE family thiol:disulfide interchange protein, giving the protein MNKKVLFVPLLLFIVLAVVFATQLTRNAGGDDPTKLESVLIGKNVPVFKLEDLETPGLLHDQAIFTGQPLLLNVWATWCPTCYAEHQYLNELSSQGVKIIGLNYKDDRGKAIKWLQDLGNPYMVSLFDGRGMLGLDLGVYGAPETFLIDAKGVIRYRHVGDVNVKNWQEKLGPMYQQMLDEVKS